The proteins below are encoded in one region of Pirellulales bacterium:
- a CDS encoding AAA family ATPase: MRILSAQVDGFGVWSGLKLENLNDRIAVFYGPNEAGKTTLLQFVRTMLYGFSHDRAHRYLPPLRGGQPGGTLHVAAGAAGRFAISRHRIQKGGEHEELRIVAADGVLQPDYVLGGLLGGIDEATFKHVFALGLGEMQELGTLGDSAASEFLYQLSTGLNGVTLAEVLRELAASRERTVSSDKNACKLGDLLGRRETLQHDVDELRSQVHRQAAIAHELAELETTVAVCETDRENLELAARAVEAAVTVREPWRRRAELTREIAELPPVAAVSPGTLERLDVLNEALQGRRRRIAELVRARRTVRDEMRALDFNARLARHAPRIEALVEQATWLGTLETQVEQLTAEITSLEHQLAEHRRELGLNGKQTHDQGPARKAIVGRLRPAARGLAKSEARAKTAHDEQAASDRQAQKLAEQIRAALRDGSDHDLAPALERAGNLVAQLRRRVHLDERLGQLARHESELADQGRLLLDRQLLPAWVLVALGSVFVFGVVLVLANMFLPSSLVGTAGWMLATIGALGAIGAAGGKFLLDRSATNQLEACQKQAAILASQVKQAKEEREAIDAQLPRGGGPLLVRLQTAEKELAALEELLGVDSQRKAALAAAEAAAARVAAADRDSREARRRWEQALSSAGLSKNLTPKQARQFAGRHGKLAELARQHEERWSELQDRQRDLDALSGRIKQVFHDIEAHPSARRASEQLHELRQKLAAHEVVATKRAALEQRAARLRRQQTRLTTAVRRGEQRRQQLLHEAHAAGEADLRVRAAEHDRRLALVARRDALSRDIATGLAGRLSEDELRVWLEGPECERLEARWDELARQIDAATDRLHVLHEQRGRLEQEAISLADDRRMATRLVELGAVDQQVREAVERWRVLTVTECLLDSVRRTYESERQPEALKEASKHLARLTDGRYTRIWTPLGERALRVDDGEGNSLPVEVLSRGTREQLFLSLRLALVDVYGRRGVELPLVLDDVLVNFDARRAQAAATVLREFADAGHQVLVFTCHEHLAQLFRNLRVSVHALPANDDSGAITVAYPRKADSTEEPQGDRYEVAAAWQPEEDGGDVVEVIDEVPEEEPTAGAKPKRPRKGRRKKPRPAAEHRPAVDDDVEPGRPHRVSVVRGKPLQNPFADTSWHEPVDDDMDDAALVAEDEPLFEVDDRDETWPDDDGPRWSGSDDWHPGDDGHEAA, encoded by the coding sequence GTGAGAATTCTTTCGGCCCAAGTCGATGGTTTCGGGGTCTGGAGCGGTCTGAAGCTCGAAAACCTGAATGATCGGATCGCCGTCTTCTACGGACCGAACGAGGCGGGCAAGACCACGCTCTTGCAGTTCGTGCGGACCATGCTCTACGGCTTTTCGCACGATCGCGCCCACCGCTATTTGCCTCCGCTCCGAGGCGGCCAGCCCGGCGGCACGCTGCACGTGGCGGCCGGCGCCGCGGGACGGTTCGCCATCAGCCGGCATCGAATTCAAAAGGGCGGCGAGCACGAAGAATTGCGGATCGTGGCGGCCGACGGCGTCTTGCAGCCCGATTATGTGCTGGGCGGTTTGCTGGGCGGCATCGACGAAGCGACGTTCAAGCACGTGTTCGCCCTGGGGCTGGGCGAAATGCAGGAGCTCGGCACGCTCGGCGATTCCGCGGCGTCGGAATTCCTTTACCAGCTTTCGACGGGCCTGAACGGTGTGACGCTGGCCGAAGTGCTCCGCGAGCTGGCAGCCTCGCGCGAGCGAACCGTTTCGTCGGACAAAAACGCCTGCAAGCTGGGAGATCTGCTCGGCCGCCGAGAAACGCTTCAGCACGACGTCGACGAATTGCGGTCGCAGGTGCATCGCCAGGCGGCCATCGCCCACGAGCTGGCCGAGCTGGAAACGACGGTCGCCGTTTGCGAAACCGACCGCGAGAACCTGGAACTGGCCGCCAGGGCCGTGGAGGCGGCGGTCACCGTTCGCGAACCGTGGCGGCGACGGGCGGAGCTGACTCGCGAGATCGCCGAGCTGCCGCCGGTGGCCGCGGTTTCGCCCGGCACCCTCGAACGGCTGGACGTGCTCAACGAGGCCTTGCAGGGCCGGCGGAGACGCATCGCCGAGCTGGTGCGGGCCCGCAGAACAGTGCGCGACGAGATGCGGGCATTGGACTTCAACGCCCGGCTGGCCCGCCATGCGCCGCGCATCGAAGCTCTGGTCGAGCAGGCGACGTGGCTCGGTACGCTGGAAACGCAGGTCGAGCAGCTCACCGCCGAGATCACGTCGCTGGAGCACCAGTTGGCCGAGCACCGGCGAGAACTGGGCCTCAACGGCAAGCAAACGCACGACCAAGGACCGGCGCGCAAGGCGATCGTGGGCCGCCTTCGCCCGGCGGCGCGCGGCTTGGCAAAGTCGGAAGCGCGCGCCAAGACCGCCCACGACGAGCAGGCCGCGTCGGACCGGCAGGCCCAAAAGCTGGCCGAGCAGATTCGTGCCGCGCTGCGCGACGGCTCCGATCACGATCTCGCTCCGGCGCTGGAACGAGCCGGCAACTTGGTCGCACAACTGCGGCGCCGCGTACATCTCGACGAGCGATTGGGCCAGCTTGCCCGGCACGAATCGGAGCTGGCCGATCAAGGGCGTCTGCTGCTCGACCGCCAGCTTTTGCCGGCCTGGGTGCTGGTGGCTCTCGGCTCGGTGTTCGTGTTCGGCGTGGTGCTGGTGCTCGCCAACATGTTCTTGCCGTCGTCGCTGGTGGGAACAGCCGGCTGGATGCTGGCCACAATCGGCGCACTGGGGGCCATCGGGGCGGCGGGCGGAAAGTTCCTGCTCGACCGCTCGGCGACCAATCAGCTCGAAGCGTGCCAAAAGCAGGCGGCCATTCTGGCGTCGCAGGTGAAGCAGGCCAAGGAAGAGCGCGAGGCCATCGACGCACAGTTGCCCCGCGGCGGCGGCCCGCTGCTGGTCCGCTTGCAAACGGCCGAAAAAGAACTGGCCGCTTTAGAAGAGCTACTGGGCGTCGATTCGCAGCGCAAGGCGGCGCTGGCCGCGGCCGAAGCGGCCGCAGCGCGGGTTGCGGCGGCCGACCGCGACAGCCGCGAAGCCCGGCGACGCTGGGAGCAGGCGTTATCGTCGGCCGGTTTATCGAAGAACCTTACGCCCAAGCAGGCCCGCCAGTTCGCCGGCCGGCACGGCAAGCTGGCGGAGTTGGCGCGGCAGCATGAAGAGCGGTGGAGCGAGCTGCAAGACCGTCAACGCGATCTCGACGCCCTGAGCGGCCGCATCAAGCAGGTGTTCCACGACATCGAGGCACATCCTTCGGCCCGGCGGGCCAGCGAACAGCTGCACGAGCTGCGGCAGAAGCTGGCCGCGCACGAAGTCGTGGCCACGAAACGCGCGGCCTTGGAACAACGGGCCGCCCGTTTGCGCCGCCAGCAAACGCGACTCACCACGGCCGTTCGCCGAGGCGAGCAGCGGCGGCAGCAGTTGTTGCACGAAGCTCACGCCGCCGGCGAGGCCGATCTGCGGGTCCGCGCGGCCGAACACGACCGACGGCTGGCGCTTGTCGCCCGCCGCGACGCCCTCTCGCGCGACATTGCCACCGGCCTCGCGGGCCGCTTGAGCGAAGACGAGCTGCGCGTGTGGTTGGAAGGTCCGGAGTGCGAGCGACTGGAAGCACGTTGGGACGAATTGGCCCGGCAGATCGACGCGGCCACCGACCGGCTGCACGTGCTGCACGAACAGCGCGGGCGGCTCGAGCAGGAGGCGATCTCGCTGGCCGACGATCGGCGGATGGCGACGCGGCTGGTCGAGTTGGGCGCGGTCGACCAGCAGGTGCGCGAGGCGGTTGAACGCTGGCGCGTACTGACCGTGACCGAATGCCTGCTCGACTCCGTCCGCCGCACCTATGAGAGCGAGCGACAGCCTGAGGCGTTGAAGGAGGCGTCGAAACACCTCGCACGCCTGACGGACGGAAGGTACACGCGAATCTGGACGCCGCTCGGCGAACGGGCGTTGCGCGTCGACGACGGCGAAGGCAACTCGCTGCCGGTCGAGGTACTGAGCCGCGGCACGCGCGAGCAGCTCTTTCTGAGCCTGCGGCTGGCGCTGGTCGACGTGTACGGCCGGCGCGGCGTCGAGCTGCCGCTGGTGCTCGACGACGTGCTGGTGAACTTCGACGCCCGGCGCGCCCAAGCTGCCGCGACCGTATTGCGAGAGTTCGCCGACGCGGGGCACCAGGTGCTGGTATTCACCTGCCACGAGCACCTGGCGCAACTGTTCCGCAATTTGAGGGTGTCGGTCCACGCGCTGCCGGCCAACGACGATTCGGGGGCGATCACGGTGGCCTATCCGCGCAAAGCCGATTCAACGGAGGAGCCGCAAGGAGATCGCTACGAGGTGGCGGCCGCATGGCAGCCTGAGGAGGACGGCGGCGACGTTGTGGAAGTCATCGACGAGGTGCCCGAAGAGGAGCCGACCGCCGGGGCCAAACCGAAGCGGCCGCGGAAGGGCCGCCGGAAAAAGCCGCGGCCCGCGGCGGAACATCGCCCCGCGGTGGACGACGACGTGGAGCCAGGCCGCCCGCACCGCGTATCGGTCGTGCGCGGCAAACCGCTTCAAAACCCGTTCGCCGATACGAGCTGGCACGAGCCGGTCGATGACGACATGGACGACGCGGCGTTGGTGGCCGAAGACGAGCCGCTGTTCGAGGTGGACGATCGAGACGAGACGTGGCCCGATGACGACGGCCCGCGCTGGAGCGGCTCCGACGACTGGCATCCCGGCGACGACGGGCACGAAGCGGCGTGA
- a CDS encoding DNA repair exonuclease has translation MSRRRLRFVHSSDWHLECPLVGLTEVPDLLKPVFADAPYRAAERIVGTALAEQADFMILSGDILDIELAGPHGVSFLLRQFARLAERQIAVYWAGGRVDRPERWPAALNLPGNVYRFSSRRPEDFLFPSADAPLARLTGLSRPRGGKLRAADFWPDPDSLPTIVAAHGRIDRAALAGRNINYWALGGKHRRTTLLDGPQPAHYPGTPQGRGPADLGAHGCTLVEIDEQGRVEMRNAASDVVRWCHRRATVHETTTGESLEQMLADQLRELRSTSPDLDLLVVWSVAGAGPVVSELRRGELAETLLARLRRRFGHDRPVAWSAAIELEPEAAVPPAWSQQDSLLGDFLRALPQFDGEGTNDPADLSGPLELLVGQTPRGQQLDRLLRLSDPANRRRMLQKAAALGASLLTSEDKP, from the coding sequence ATGTCCCGACGGCGGCTGCGCTTTGTTCATTCCAGCGACTGGCATTTGGAATGCCCGCTGGTCGGGCTGACGGAAGTGCCCGATCTGTTGAAGCCCGTCTTTGCCGATGCGCCCTACCGTGCCGCCGAAAGAATCGTCGGCACGGCGCTGGCCGAGCAGGCCGACTTCATGATATTGTCGGGCGACATCCTCGACATCGAGCTGGCCGGGCCGCACGGCGTGTCGTTTTTGTTGCGGCAGTTCGCGCGGCTGGCCGAGCGTCAGATTGCCGTTTATTGGGCCGGCGGGCGGGTCGATCGGCCCGAACGTTGGCCCGCCGCCCTGAACTTGCCCGGCAACGTTTATCGGTTTTCCAGCCGGCGGCCCGAAGACTTTCTGTTCCCCTCGGCCGACGCCCCGCTGGCACGCCTCACGGGGCTGAGCCGCCCGCGCGGCGGCAAACTGCGGGCGGCCGATTTCTGGCCCGACCCCGACTCGCTGCCGACCATCGTCGCCGCGCACGGCCGCATCGACCGCGCGGCGCTCGCCGGCCGCAACATCAACTATTGGGCGCTGGGCGGCAAACATCGTCGCACGACCCTGCTTGACGGCCCGCAGCCGGCCCACTATCCAGGAACCCCGCAAGGCCGCGGCCCCGCCGATCTGGGCGCGCACGGCTGCACGCTGGTCGAAATTGACGAACAAGGCCGCGTCGAAATGCGCAACGCCGCCAGCGACGTCGTGCGGTGGTGCCATCGTCGGGCAACCGTCCACGAGACAACGACCGGCGAATCGCTGGAGCAGATGCTGGCCGACCAATTGCGCGAGTTGCGCAGCACGTCGCCCGATCTCGATCTGCTCGTCGTCTGGTCGGTCGCCGGGGCGGGACCGGTCGTTTCCGAGCTGCGGCGTGGCGAGCTGGCCGAAACGCTGCTTGCCCGGCTGAGGCGCCGCTTCGGCCACGACCGTCCGGTGGCGTGGAGCGCGGCCATCGAGCTCGAACCCGAGGCGGCGGTGCCGCCCGCCTGGTCGCAGCAGGATTCGCTGCTGGGCGATTTCCTGCGTGCGTTGCCGCAGTTCGACGGCGAGGGAACCAACGATCCGGCCGATCTGAGCGGGCCGCTGGAGCTGCTCGTCGGCCAAACGCCGCGCGGGCAACAGCTCGATCGGCTGTTGCGTCTGAGCGACCCGGCCAATCGTCGCCGGATGCTGCAAAAAGCGGCCGCCCTGGGGGCCTCTCTCCTGACAAGCGAGGACAAGCCGTGA
- a CDS encoding DUF4186 domain-containing protein, with protein MVAIAHDRIERVLQRLARSRFRARFRLDEREIAYLDRKGMPIVLQEGRDMLSQRLAPAAPGRDGRQTPWRGHPVFVAQHATATCCRSCLHKWHAIDKGRELMADELDYVLAVIGRWLEGHRPQGQSPTARQLPLFDE; from the coding sequence ATGGTTGCAATCGCACACGACCGCATCGAACGCGTGCTGCAGCGTCTCGCGCGGTCGCGGTTTCGGGCACGCTTCCGGCTCGATGAGCGCGAGATCGCGTATCTCGACCGCAAGGGAATGCCGATTGTCCTGCAAGAGGGGCGCGACATGCTGTCGCAACGGCTGGCTCCGGCCGCACCCGGTCGCGACGGCCGGCAGACGCCTTGGCGGGGCCATCCGGTATTCGTCGCGCAGCACGCCACGGCCACCTGTTGCCGCTCTTGTTTGCACAAATGGCACGCCATCGACAAGGGCCGCGAGCTCATGGCGGATGAACTCGACTATGTACTGGCCGTCATCGGGCGATGGCTGGAGGGACATCGGCCGCAGGGGCAATCGCCAACGGCCAGGCAATTGCCGCTGTTTGATGAATGA
- a CDS encoding DNA topoisomerase VI subunit B, which yields MSEKPADPSAQVERNGSADETNGAAHDHTGNGSVNGNGAASARRRRATAESMAASQRDISVSEFFAKNRHLLGFDNPRKALLTTIKEAVDNSLDACEEGGILPEVWVHVEQTSPNRFKVGIQDNGPGILKSQIPNIFGKLLYGSKFHRLRMSRGQQGIGISAAGMYGVLTTGKPVKIISKISPRKPAHYYEIQIDTKKNKPEILNGKGEGVDIPPGEAGRKVIEKHEIEWIELDHGTRVTIELEARYQRGRGSVDEYLQQTAIANPHVTLHYVDPEGNTTIYERSAEQLPPEPKEIKPHPYGVELGRLMTMLKDTKATTLAQFLTTSFSRVSPAVARKICETAKLSVRASTTKIGRHEADSLYQAIQQTKIGSPATDCLVPIGEELLLKGLHKVVPGEFYVAATRPPAVYRGNPFVVEAALAYGGVSTAQKVSLEALIELLSESDARSLRQFLISTFSGIGADGAEKILKEADLGQRLTPSKLKTADIAKLHAAMRSVSLEDGQTMNVMRFANRVPLQFQPGACAITQMIAGTNWRAYGLSQSRGSLPNGPVTIMVHLASVWVPFTSESKEAVASYPEIQKELRLALQAVGRKLNMYLRRRLKVKQEGERRNVFLRYLGEVATAVSSINQADRDKLYDRLVEVARRKTAEADVKLDKRGKKIEEEEEDFGDNVLIIPQADDMGQGGTA from the coding sequence TTGAGCGAAAAACCCGCCGACCCTTCCGCCCAAGTCGAGCGTAACGGGTCTGCCGACGAAACCAACGGCGCGGCCCACGACCACACGGGCAACGGTTCGGTCAACGGCAACGGCGCGGCGTCCGCCCGCCGACGCCGGGCCACGGCCGAGTCGATGGCGGCCAGCCAGCGCGATATTTCGGTCAGCGAGTTCTTTGCCAAGAACCGGCACCTGCTCGGCTTCGACAACCCCCGCAAGGCCCTGCTGACCACCATCAAGGAAGCCGTCGACAACTCGCTCGACGCCTGCGAAGAGGGCGGCATCTTGCCCGAAGTCTGGGTGCATGTGGAGCAGACCTCGCCCAACCGCTTCAAAGTCGGCATTCAAGACAATGGCCCCGGCATCTTGAAATCGCAAATCCCCAATATCTTCGGCAAACTGCTCTATGGCTCCAAGTTTCACCGCCTGCGGATGAGCCGCGGGCAGCAGGGCATCGGCATCAGCGCCGCCGGCATGTACGGCGTGCTCACGACGGGCAAACCGGTTAAGATCATTTCCAAGATTTCGCCGCGCAAGCCCGCCCATTACTATGAAATCCAGATCGACACCAAGAAGAACAAGCCCGAAATCCTCAACGGCAAGGGCGAGGGCGTCGATATTCCGCCGGGCGAGGCGGGACGCAAAGTCATCGAGAAGCACGAAATCGAGTGGATCGAGCTCGATCACGGCACGCGCGTGACGATCGAGCTGGAAGCCCGCTACCAACGCGGCCGCGGCAGCGTCGACGAATATCTGCAGCAGACGGCCATCGCCAATCCGCACGTCACGCTGCACTACGTCGATCCCGAGGGGAACACGACCATCTACGAGCGGTCGGCCGAGCAGCTTCCGCCGGAGCCGAAGGAGATCAAGCCGCACCCTTACGGCGTCGAGTTGGGCCGGCTGATGACGATGCTCAAAGACACCAAGGCCACGACGTTGGCCCAGTTCCTGACCACCAGCTTTTCGCGCGTCAGCCCGGCGGTGGCCCGCAAAATTTGCGAAACGGCCAAGCTGAGCGTGCGGGCATCGACCACGAAAATCGGCCGTCACGAGGCCGACTCGCTGTATCAGGCCATCCAGCAGACGAAGATCGGCTCGCCCGCCACGGATTGTCTGGTGCCGATCGGCGAGGAGTTATTGCTGAAGGGGCTGCACAAGGTCGTGCCCGGCGAGTTTTATGTGGCCGCCACGCGTCCGCCGGCGGTCTATCGCGGCAACCCGTTCGTCGTCGAAGCCGCGCTGGCCTACGGCGGCGTCAGCACGGCGCAAAAGGTTTCGCTGGAAGCGCTGATCGAGTTGCTTTCCGAGAGCGACGCTCGCAGCCTGCGGCAGTTCTTGATCAGCACGTTCAGCGGCATCGGCGCCGACGGCGCGGAAAAGATTCTGAAGGAAGCCGATCTCGGCCAACGCCTGACGCCCAGCAAGTTGAAGACGGCCGACATCGCCAAGTTGCACGCGGCCATGCGGTCGGTAAGCCTGGAAGACGGGCAAACGATGAACGTGATGCGGTTTGCCAACCGGGTGCCGCTGCAGTTTCAGCCAGGCGCGTGTGCCATCACGCAAATGATTGCCGGCACGAACTGGCGGGCTTATGGTTTATCGCAGTCGCGCGGCTCGCTGCCCAACGGTCCTGTGACGATCATGGTCCACCTGGCCAGCGTCTGGGTGCCGTTCACCAGCGAGTCGAAGGAAGCGGTGGCGTCATATCCTGAGATCCAAAAGGAACTGCGGTTGGCGCTGCAAGCCGTCGGCCGCAAGCTGAACATGTATCTGCGGCGGCGTTTGAAAGTGAAGCAAGAAGGCGAGCGGCGAAACGTTTTCCTCCGTTACCTAGGCGAGGTGGCGACTGCGGTCAGCTCCATCAACCAGGCCGACCGCGACAAGCTTTACGATCGGCTCGTAGAGGTGGCCAGACGCAAGACGGCGGAAGCGGACGTCAAGCTCGACAAACGCGGGAAAAAGATCGAAGAAGAGGAAGAAGATTTCGGCGACAACGTGCTGATCATTCCGCAGGCCGACGATATGGGTCAAGGTGGCACGGCTTAG